The following proteins are encoded in a genomic region of Aquella oligotrophica:
- a CDS encoding cytochrome b: MDKDYVSYGRVAKFLHWTMAILILLNYFLGLTLDKTSLYNFHKQTGLTILALAIIRIVWRILDQYPAPVKSLTMLERSGAKLGHLALYLFMLLVPVSGILMVNSYGYSLEFWGLFTIPEIIQMQSSQNSHILAEMHEILANTMIAIVAVHVLAALKHHLVDKNEVLMRMIPFGRKHKQ, encoded by the coding sequence ATGGACAAAGATTATGTAAGTTATGGTCGAGTTGCTAAATTTTTACACTGGACAATGGCAATACTTATACTGTTAAACTACTTTCTTGGGCTTACTTTAGATAAGACTAGTCTGTATAATTTTCATAAACAAACAGGGCTTACAATCTTGGCTTTAGCAATTATCCGGATTGTCTGGCGGATTTTGGATCAGTATCCTGCTCCAGTTAAATCGCTAACTATGCTTGAAAGATCTGGAGCCAAGCTAGGGCATCTGGCATTATATTTATTTATGCTGCTAGTCCCTGTATCTGGGATTTTAATGGTTAATTCGTACGGCTACTCTTTGGAGTTTTGGGGTTTATTTACTATTCCTGAGATTATTCAAATGCAAAGTAGCCAGAATAGCCACATACTTGCTGAGATGCATGAGATCTTAGCGAATACCATGATTGCAATAGTTGCGGTACATGTGCTCGCAGCATTAAAACATCATTTGGTCGATAAAAATGAAGTTTTAATGCGCATGATTCCTTTTGGTCGCAAGCATAAGCAATAG
- a CDS encoding UvrD-helicase domain-containing protein: MMSTLHPLQQISFNTAHQAHVIEASAGTGKTWTIERLFIKALLEGTQADNARLPLAIENILVVTFTNDATDELKSRISEQIQVTMTQMIYLRNNPDICSALSDDAFSEYLMSRLQQNEFDKDITILNRAVQNFDQAAIYTIHGFCNKILHDYQFDCGVNADFELVASKTELINTLVEDFIRKSIITELKFASHVDAIMANLAAMFLDNRGEDISLPEAIAAKLPKDLFIVAKDGYRIKYNLSGVEPNFAMLTNRELIKNSDEFRLAKAQFLSAVINYLVISFPDLPANNFQISYDELIQRVTDAVRNNSNLADKLYISFPLAFVDEFQDTDALQWQIFSSIYYLETNVRGHLVVVGDPKQAIYRFRGADVDTYLDAKKQIGSSLILEHNFRSHPNIMNFVNQLFSLDNQRIDDVSLSFLGAGIGYHPVIAAANNSELVLPTASELKSSVAKRGVDANFYDAEVQLVAVRGVTKDLRQQKLLISMTFEILALLNENPELSGKIAILVTKNREASEIVSFLSRYGIRASELKLGSIYASTTAHDLLLLFRSLLDLSDRRSFIKALSSGLFNVPLHLLQLNMEANNQTLMLWQQRFFSYKQIWEAQGIISMIYAFLKDIELDSQSGLDKKISRRTIANLWQLGELLNREGELLKNNFELVFWFDKRIKSVRQNVITELDGSSEELIRLDNDDEQIIITTQHKSKGLEYEVLFCPYFKSGIQLDGTYDFNYRRPFFSSYRDGDKINPIMVMDSDVGHKIVSNDNKEAHRLNYVALTRAKSRIYIYLKQPTITKSTGKYNSLQRPDKLVELFGYIAEDPLDTSHPLFNYPHFFCDNPSLAIKNNVNLPGVSVYNRDELSEKELDKLRLNNADNKIDFLPLSLFAANIDLSPRYSRQSYTALTRHDSTTQMVADYYVAEPGELAKEITYRYSVLNDKELSGASFGVLFHELCENYPLSDASFSTILHEHNVVNEIYHKELKSMLEEVFNYPLMDRLTLNALRNSSQHELEFNLLITNPVSFKNDLAILIADYFGASHPFTEAVKSLDKINAGFLNGFIDLFFMYDNKYWVLDYKTNKLTAYPSATNHEASENVLIESMADHHYYLQYLLYLVAIKRYLEQFFAIPDASAMLGGAIYFYVRAVYQENQETYAGVYIDVNCQNLIRDLDALLKGNPDG, from the coding sequence ATGATGAGCACGCTACACCCTTTACAGCAAATCAGTTTTAATACGGCGCATCAAGCGCATGTGATTGAAGCTAGTGCCGGTACTGGTAAAACTTGGACAATAGAACGTCTTTTTATCAAGGCATTGCTCGAAGGAACACAAGCTGATAATGCTAGATTGCCATTAGCCATTGAAAATATTTTAGTGGTAACTTTTACCAATGATGCGACTGATGAATTAAAAAGCCGGATTAGCGAGCAAATTCAAGTAACTATGACGCAAATGATTTATTTGCGCAATAATCCTGATATCTGTTCTGCTCTTAGCGATGATGCTTTTTCTGAATACCTTATGAGTAGGCTTCAGCAAAATGAATTTGATAAAGACATTACGATTCTTAATCGCGCAGTACAAAATTTTGATCAGGCTGCAATTTATACTATTCACGGGTTTTGTAATAAAATTTTGCATGACTATCAGTTTGACTGTGGTGTCAATGCTGATTTTGAGTTGGTTGCTAGTAAAACTGAGCTAATTAATACCCTTGTTGAAGATTTTATCCGAAAATCTATTATTACGGAGCTAAAGTTTGCTTCTCATGTTGATGCTATTATGGCAAATCTGGCGGCAATGTTTCTTGATAATCGTGGAGAAGATATAAGTCTGCCAGAGGCTATTGCTGCTAAGTTGCCTAAAGATCTTTTTATTGTAGCTAAAGATGGATACCGGATTAAATATAATTTGTCTGGAGTTGAGCCTAATTTTGCTATGTTAACTAATCGTGAATTAATAAAAAATTCAGATGAATTTAGGTTGGCAAAAGCTCAATTTTTATCAGCAGTCATTAACTATCTTGTAATTAGCTTTCCTGATTTGCCTGCTAATAATTTTCAGATTTCTTATGATGAATTAATCCAGCGAGTTACTGATGCCGTCAGAAATAATTCAAACCTTGCTGATAAGTTATATATCAGTTTTCCGCTGGCTTTTGTTGATGAGTTTCAGGATACTGATGCGTTGCAATGGCAGATATTTAGTAGTATCTACTATTTGGAAACCAATGTTCGAGGACATTTGGTAGTAGTTGGTGATCCCAAGCAGGCAATTTACCGTTTTCGTGGTGCAGATGTTGATACTTATCTAGATGCTAAGAAACAAATCGGTTCTTCCCTTATTTTAGAACATAACTTTCGTTCTCATCCGAATATAATGAATTTTGTCAATCAGCTATTTAGTCTTGATAATCAGCGAATTGATGATGTTAGTTTAAGTTTTTTAGGGGCGGGAATTGGATATCATCCAGTAATTGCTGCAGCAAATAATTCAGAGCTAGTTTTACCTACTGCTAGTGAGTTAAAAAGCTCTGTGGCAAAGCGAGGTGTTGACGCAAATTTCTATGATGCCGAAGTGCAACTGGTTGCTGTACGCGGAGTAACAAAAGATCTACGGCAGCAAAAATTATTAATCAGCATGACATTTGAAATTCTGGCATTGCTAAATGAAAATCCAGAGTTGTCTGGGAAAATAGCGATACTTGTTACTAAAAACCGTGAAGCGAGTGAGATAGTCTCGTTTTTGTCCCGTTATGGTATCAGAGCTAGTGAGCTAAAGCTTGGTAGTATCTATGCTTCAACTACTGCTCATGATCTATTATTATTATTTCGTTCTCTTCTTGATTTATCTGATCGGCGTAGTTTTATAAAAGCACTGAGTTCAGGATTATTTAATGTACCGTTACATTTGTTGCAATTAAATATGGAGGCTAATAATCAGACTCTAATGCTTTGGCAACAACGATTTTTTAGCTATAAACAAATCTGGGAAGCTCAGGGTATAATTTCCATGATTTATGCCTTTTTAAAAGATATCGAATTAGATAGCCAATCTGGTCTTGACAAAAAAATAAGTCGTAGAACTATTGCCAATTTATGGCAACTTGGAGAGTTGCTTAATCGCGAAGGTGAGTTACTAAAAAATAACTTTGAATTGGTGTTTTGGTTTGATAAACGGATAAAATCAGTTCGGCAAAATGTGATAACAGAGCTTGATGGTAGTAGTGAAGAGCTTATTCGCTTAGATAACGATGATGAGCAAATAATAATCACTACCCAGCACAAATCTAAAGGTTTGGAATATGAGGTACTGTTCTGTCCATATTTCAAGAGCGGAATTCAGTTAGATGGAACTTATGATTTTAATTATCGGCGTCCTTTTTTTAGCAGCTATCGTGATGGGGATAAGATTAATCCCATAATGGTGATGGATAGTGATGTTGGACACAAAATTGTAAGCAATGATAACAAAGAAGCACATCGCTTAAACTATGTAGCACTAACCAGAGCAAAAAGTCGGATCTATATTTATCTTAAACAGCCAACAATTACTAAATCTACTGGTAAATATAATTCTTTACAACGTCCGGATAAATTGGTCGAGTTATTTGGTTATATAGCTGAAGACCCGCTTGATACCAGTCATCCGTTATTTAATTACCCACATTTTTTTTGTGATAATCCATCTTTGGCAATAAAAAATAATGTAAACCTTCCGGGAGTTTCTGTTTATAATCGAGATGAGCTAAGTGAAAAAGAGTTAGATAAATTAAGACTTAATAATGCAGATAACAAAATTGATTTTCTTCCTTTAAGTTTATTTGCTGCAAATATAGATTTATCACCCAGATATTCCCGCCAAAGTTACACGGCACTAACTCGGCACGATAGTACAACTCAAATGGTTGCTGATTATTATGTTGCTGAACCGGGCGAATTAGCCAAGGAGATAACTTATCGCTATTCAGTATTAAATGATAAAGAGTTAAGTGGAGCTAGTTTTGGAGTATTATTTCATGAGTTATGTGAAAATTATCCTCTTAGTGATGCTAGTTTCTCAACTATTTTGCATGAGCATAATGTAGTAAATGAAATTTATCATAAAGAGCTAAAATCAATGCTTGAAGAGGTATTTAATTATCCACTAATGGATAGACTTACCCTCAATGCACTAAGAAATTCCTCACAGCATGAGCTAGAATTTAACCTTTTAATTACAAATCCGGTTAGCTTTAAAAATGATCTCGCTATTCTTATCGCAGATTATTTTGGTGCTAGCCATCCATTTACTGAGGCAGTAAAATCACTTGATAAAATTAATGCTGGATTTTTAAATGGATTTATTGATTTATTTTTCATGTATGATAATAAATATTGGGTGCTTGATTATAAAACTAATAAACTTACAGCTTATCCATCTGCCACAAATCATGAAGCATCTGAGAATGTGTTAATTGAGTCAATGGCAGATCACCATTATTATTTGCAGTATTTACTTTATCTGGTAGCTATCAAACGTTATTTGGAACAGTTTTTTGCAATTCCTGATGCTAGTGCGATGTTAGGTGGTGCGATTTATTTTTATGTTCGGGCAGTTTATCAAGAGAATCAGGAAACATATGCAGGTGTGTATATTGATGTTAATTGTCAGAATTTAATCCGCGATCTTGATGCTTTATTGAAAGGCAATCCAGATGGCTAA
- the recD gene encoding exodeoxyribonuclease V subunit alpha, protein MANFSTELIKLADTIIDEKEKSILLAIIDLLQSDLLSGHSCSNLAVVSNKLNQSSDQIRKLLLDSGLAAPMNLDNKTGGSPVIPAKPIVIFHNLVYLNRYFYYEYRVATKISQLGKVYPDSDKALSILEQLGAIRNTHKLPNQAQFAAIQNCISRQLSIITGGPGTGKTTTVTLLLWALSNLYYNDKLNVKICAPTGKAANRVKESIMNSLEFFKRHELPLECDLFTMLFANSSSFTTIHKLLGYRQNSIYFRHNETNSLDVDILIVDESSMIGLSLFSKLLSAIDPLKTRHIIFLGDRNQLSSVEEGYVFASLVKSESLCHYESPKAKAQLLQPELFQIDDIASGKNQQLVSELLVSNRSNGEISKLSLAILCGNLDLVYDLLAEGSQTSLRPLNMSELMSELFKTGDCWDRYGNFLQENAATKIDISEVFLAFNQQVVLSATNNGFFGVNNLNLLIEKRIKHKLSINEEWYTGRPIMILSNDYALGLFNGDIGICQICDSQKIVVFPDGRSFIPEILPRYQLAYAITIHKSQGSEYNNVNIVLPDIKQLEEIYSRELIYTAVTRAKHRVTIFSSKTNLDRSILNQLERNTGLQLMLQSQI, encoded by the coding sequence ATGGCTAACTTTAGTACTGAATTGATTAAACTTGCCGATACCATAATTGATGAAAAAGAAAAATCCATATTACTGGCTATAATTGATCTTTTACAATCGGACTTATTAAGTGGACATAGCTGTAGCAATCTGGCAGTAGTTTCGAATAAATTAAATCAGTCTTCGGATCAGATCAGGAAATTACTACTTGATTCTGGGCTTGCTGCCCCTATGAATCTTGATAATAAGACTGGCGGTTCTCCAGTTATTCCAGCAAAACCAATTGTTATTTTCCATAATTTAGTATATTTGAATCGCTATTTTTATTATGAATACAGGGTTGCTACAAAAATTAGTCAATTAGGGAAAGTATATCCAGATAGTGATAAAGCTCTTAGCATACTTGAGCAACTGGGAGCTATCCGAAATACTCATAAATTACCAAATCAAGCGCAGTTTGCTGCAATTCAAAATTGTATTTCGCGTCAATTAAGCATCATAACCGGTGGTCCTGGTACAGGTAAAACAACCACAGTTACTTTGTTATTATGGGCATTATCCAATCTTTATTATAATGATAAATTAAACGTTAAAATATGTGCTCCAACAGGAAAAGCGGCAAATCGGGTTAAAGAGTCGATCATGAATTCTCTGGAGTTTTTTAAACGCCATGAATTACCACTAGAATGCGATTTATTTACAATGTTATTTGCCAATAGTAGCAGCTTTACAACCATTCATAAATTACTAGGGTATCGTCAGAATAGCATATATTTTCGCCATAATGAAACAAACAGTCTTGATGTTGATATTCTGATAGTCGACGAATCATCTATGATCGGTCTTTCTTTATTTAGTAAATTACTTTCTGCGATAGATCCCTTAAAAACCAGGCATATAATATTTTTAGGTGATAGAAATCAGTTATCTTCTGTTGAGGAGGGCTATGTATTTGCCTCTCTTGTGAAATCTGAATCCCTCTGTCATTATGAAAGTCCTAAAGCCAAAGCTCAATTACTACAGCCGGAACTATTTCAAATAGATGATATAGCAAGTGGGAAAAATCAGCAGTTGGTAAGTGAATTGCTAGTGAGTAATCGGAGTAATGGCGAAATCAGTAAATTATCTTTAGCTATACTTTGTGGGAATCTTGATTTAGTCTACGATTTATTAGCCGAGGGTAGTCAGACTAGTCTTCGGCCATTAAATATGAGCGAATTAATGTCTGAATTATTTAAAACTGGTGATTGTTGGGATAGATATGGTAATTTTCTACAAGAAAATGCTGCAACTAAGATTGATATATCTGAAGTGTTTTTGGCATTTAACCAGCAAGTAGTTTTATCCGCAACTAATAATGGTTTCTTTGGAGTTAATAATTTAAATCTTTTGATTGAAAAACGCATTAAGCATAAACTATCTATTAATGAAGAGTGGTACACTGGGCGACCTATAATGATATTAAGTAATGATTATGCGTTGGGTCTTTTTAATGGTGATATTGGTATTTGCCAGATTTGTGATAGTCAGAAAATCGTTGTTTTTCCTGATGGACGTAGCTTCATTCCGGAGATCTTACCTAGATATCAGCTGGCATATGCAATTACAATACATAAATCACAGGGTTCAGAGTATAATAATGTAAATATTGTTTTACCCGATATTAAGCAGCTAGAAGAAATATATAGCCGAGAGTTAATTTATACTGCCGTAACTAGGGCAAAGCACAGAGTGACAATTTTTAGTTCTAAGACTAACCTTGATAGAAGTATATTAAACCAACTTGAGCGGAATACTGGCTTGCAGCTTATGCTACAATCACAAATCTAG
- a CDS encoding MFS transporter, with protein sequence MDNKKSILLFAVFFIIYEFNVYIANDMIMPGMISVVNEFHSSTDNIAKSLSLYIIGGSTLQIFLGPLCDRFGKRNILLFGNLLFLVASGIIPFATNIGQFLTARYIQGLGLCFIFIGYATIHELFDDKMAVKLCSLVSNISIFAPLIGPVIGSAIIIAANWRYVFIVTAILAIVSLIGLARNMPNSKPSSEIMPFKEILVTYRTIITTRFLLQGAIIIAVICLPMIAWIGLAPVLVLKTLGKSYSDYIIYQSLVFGGFILSSISIQFLAGRFSFYKLITRGTVLSFIGLLIAAIFHMHTWIFIMGMFLASFGIGLYNGSIFRIAITSTGVSNSMSAATLNIVQSASMAASIEIVNKICDHFNYSVASFAIVNLICGIVMLIICFNFAKLVKNRSWQ encoded by the coding sequence ATGGATAACAAAAAGAGTATTTTGCTTTTTGCGGTATTTTTCATAATTTATGAATTTAATGTATATATTGCAAACGACATGATTATGCCCGGTATGATTAGCGTTGTGAATGAATTTCATAGTTCAACAGATAATATTGCCAAGTCCTTGTCGCTCTATATCATTGGTGGAAGTACACTACAGATATTTCTCGGACCGCTTTGTGATCGCTTTGGCAAACGAAACATCCTATTATTTGGGAACTTACTGTTTCTGGTAGCAAGTGGGATCATTCCCTTTGCAACCAATATAGGGCAATTCCTTACCGCACGCTACATTCAAGGTTTGGGATTATGTTTTATCTTTATTGGCTATGCTACAATTCATGAATTGTTTGATGATAAAATGGCTGTTAAATTATGCTCATTAGTATCAAACATTAGTATATTTGCGCCATTAATTGGACCTGTTATAGGTAGTGCAATTATCATAGCTGCTAATTGGCGTTATGTATTTATAGTAACCGCAATTCTAGCGATTGTTTCATTAATTGGACTTGCCAGAAATATGCCAAATAGTAAACCAAGTAGTGAAATAATGCCGTTTAAAGAAATTCTTGTAACGTATCGTACAATCATTACTACCAGATTTCTATTACAAGGAGCGATAATTATCGCAGTAATCTGTCTGCCAATGATTGCCTGGATTGGACTAGCTCCAGTTCTGGTACTAAAAACACTAGGGAAAAGCTATAGCGATTATATAATTTATCAATCACTAGTTTTTGGTGGGTTTATTTTAAGTAGTATTAGCATTCAGTTTCTTGCTGGTCGCTTCAGCTTTTATAAGCTTATTACGCGTGGAACAGTTTTATCTTTTATTGGACTATTAATTGCTGCCATTTTCCATATGCATACCTGGATTTTTATCATGGGAATGTTCCTAGCTTCTTTCGGAATTGGTTTATATAATGGCTCGATATTTCGGATTGCGATTACTTCAACTGGAGTATCTAATAGCATGAGTGCTGCAACACTAAATATCGTCCAGTCTGCCAGTATGGCAGCGAGCATTGAAATCGTGAATAAAATCTGCGATCACTTCAATTATAGCGTTGCCAGTTTCGCAATAGTAAATCTAATTTGTGGAATAGTTATGCTAATAATTTGCTTTAATTTTGCAAAACTGGTAAAGAATCGCAGTTGGCAATAA
- a CDS encoding MFS transporter: MRNLYLFAFFLVIYEFTAYSANDMIMPGMIEVVKQFNAPISYVALSLSLYMLGECAIQLWLGPLAEKYGKRKAILYGNFSFLIFTLIIATSTSIEQFMLGRWLQGSGMAFIAMGYALIHEKFNDKNAVRIIAIMGNVSILAPLIGPLIGGVIVSVSNWHYVFVLSLILGSISLIGLYRYAPESNTNNDQMNFRKILIHYREIAYSANFMQGVCSILFAAMPLLIWIGIAPNLILYNLKLSYSKFIIYQMIAIGGLSVSSLVIQFLAGKWELHQLIRRGCYISLGGIILSLIGSQSINIIAIGIFIYSFGLGLSNGSIIRIIMSNKNLSQSMTASLMTFIQTLAFALGIELSDFFCNKFNYSGFSFTFACTIFAIIATLVTRKFAKANESRNWQ, from the coding sequence ATGCGTAATCTGTACCTGTTTGCCTTCTTTCTTGTAATCTATGAGTTTACTGCCTATTCAGCCAACGACATGATCATGCCTGGAATGATTGAAGTAGTCAAACAATTTAACGCACCAATCAGTTATGTTGCCCTATCGCTTAGCCTCTACATGCTCGGAGAATGCGCCATCCAGCTCTGGCTTGGACCACTAGCCGAAAAATATGGCAAAAGAAAAGCTATTCTTTATGGTAATTTTTCTTTCCTGATTTTCACGCTCATTATTGCCACTAGCACATCAATTGAACAATTTATGCTTGGACGTTGGCTACAGGGAAGCGGTATGGCATTTATTGCAATGGGTTACGCACTGATACATGAAAAGTTCAATGACAAAAATGCTGTCAGAATTATTGCCATTATGGGAAATGTAAGCATCCTTGCACCACTAATTGGTCCATTAATTGGAGGCGTCATCGTCAGTGTTAGTAACTGGCATTATGTTTTTGTATTATCCTTAATTCTCGGTAGTATAAGTCTAATTGGGCTATATCGCTATGCTCCAGAAAGTAATACAAACAATGACCAAATGAATTTTAGAAAAATTCTTATTCATTACAGAGAAATTGCTTACTCAGCAAATTTTATGCAGGGAGTATGCTCAATACTTTTTGCGGCTATGCCATTATTAATCTGGATTGGAATAGCCCCCAATTTGATACTCTATAATCTAAAGTTAAGCTACAGTAAATTTATTATCTATCAGATGATTGCGATTGGCGGACTTTCAGTATCAAGTCTTGTAATTCAATTTCTTGCTGGGAAATGGGAGCTTCACCAGCTCATAAGACGAGGCTGTTATATTTCGCTTGGCGGAATAATCCTGAGCCTCATTGGTTCACAATCAATTAATATCATTGCAATTGGAATATTTATATACAGCTTTGGACTTGGACTTAGCAACGGAAGTATTATCCGTATTATAATGAGTAATAAAAATCTATCGCAAAGTATGACCGCGTCACTAATGACCTTTATCCAGACTCTGGCTTTTGCACTGGGAATTGAGCTAAGTGACTTTTTTTGTAATAAATTCAACTATTCAGGATTTAGCTTCACATTTGCCTGTACCATTTTTGCAATTATTGCAACTTTGGTAACCAGGAAATTTGCCAAAGCCAACGAAAGCCGCAACTGGCAATAA
- a CDS encoding NADP-dependent isocitrate dehydrogenase, with protein MQKIKVNNPVVELDGDEMTRIIWKFIKEKLILPYVDVEIKYYDLGMESRDATNDQITIDAANAIKQYNVGIKCATITPDEARVKEFNLKKMWKSPNGTIRNILDGTVFREPIICKNVPRLVPNWTAPIVIGRHAHGDQYKATDFVTKGKGKLTITYTPENGEPESHEVYNFDGDGVALAMYNTDESIRGFARSCFNMALTKKWPLYLSTKNTILKKYDGRFKDIFQETYDSEFKTQFDAAGITYEHRLIDDMVASVLKWNGNIVWACKNYDGDVQSDTVAQGFGSLGLMTSVLVTPDGKTLEAEAAHGTVTRHYRDHQQGKKTSTNPIASIFAWTRGLAHRGKLDNNQALIDFSNKLEQVCIETVESGKMTKDLAVCIHGNKVTSDQYLNTEDFLDALDQNLKAKLA; from the coding sequence ATGCAAAAAATAAAAGTAAATAATCCGGTGGTGGAACTTGACGGAGACGAGATGACGCGAATCATCTGGAAATTCATTAAAGAAAAACTAATCCTTCCTTATGTTGATGTAGAAATCAAATACTATGATCTAGGCATGGAATCACGTGATGCAACTAATGACCAAATTACTATTGATGCAGCTAATGCAATCAAACAGTACAATGTTGGAATCAAGTGTGCAACCATTACACCTGATGAAGCACGAGTAAAAGAATTTAACCTAAAAAAAATGTGGAAATCGCCAAACGGAACCATCCGCAATATCCTTGATGGAACAGTATTTCGTGAACCTATCATCTGTAAAAATGTGCCTCGTCTAGTACCAAATTGGACTGCGCCTATCGTAATTGGGCGCCATGCTCACGGCGATCAATATAAAGCAACTGACTTTGTGACTAAAGGTAAGGGTAAACTTACAATCACTTACACACCGGAAAATGGTGAACCAGAATCACATGAAGTATATAACTTCGATGGCGATGGTGTTGCTCTTGCAATGTATAACACCGATGAGTCAATTCGTGGCTTTGCGCGTTCGTGCTTTAATATGGCTTTAACCAAAAAGTGGCCACTATATCTTTCAACTAAAAATACCATTTTAAAAAAATACGATGGTCGTTTTAAAGACATCTTCCAAGAAACTTATGATTCAGAATTTAAAACTCAGTTTGATGCAGCAGGTATTACCTATGAACATCGCCTAATTGACGATATGGTTGCTTCAGTTCTTAAATGGAATGGTAATATCGTTTGGGCATGTAAAAACTATGATGGTGATGTACAATCAGATACAGTTGCCCAAGGTTTTGGTTCTCTAGGTCTAATGACATCTGTACTGGTAACTCCAGATGGTAAAACGCTTGAAGCTGAAGCAGCACATGGTACAGTAACTCGTCATTATCGCGATCACCAGCAGGGTAAAAAAACCTCAACCAATCCAATCGCCTCAATTTTTGCTTGGACTCGTGGACTGGCTCATCGTGGCAAACTAGATAACAATCAGGCGTTGATTGATTTCAGTAACAAACTTGAACAAGTATGTATTGAAACTGTTGAATCTGGCAAAATGACTAAGGATTTGGCAGTCTGTATTCATGGAAATAAAGTAACTTCGGATCAGTATCTAAACACTGAAGATTTCCTTGATGCATTGGATCAAAATCTGAAAGCTAAATTAGCTTAA
- a CDS encoding mannosyltransferase family protein: protein MVDKYLKSNWFMFVLLIFIVSRIIMYYQFNLANDIILHNKGSFASAMCKYDCKWYLTIINEGYDHVTRTHPKVWKGLANWAFFPLYPNLVQLVSWVTSLDAVIAGILLNQLFIFIAVVFFYKLLRLSFNDLNSRFGVVLLTFSPFSVYFASLYTEGLFILLSILGFYYLKTSRPFTASVVGGLLSATRPVGVMLAVPIIFRMWRDKRPLKQIIIFSIVAVAGLLLYMIFLQLRAGDFLAFQHIQKAWGRKGWDSAHLFGQLWIMLSDYHNSVIFLTSFALSVYMLVKKYYEEAFFNLACIMPGFMTGTMMSEGRFCGTLFTFYFGFTLVAEKSWTVKIVILLLSMVLYMSYLVYWVNHANFLI, encoded by the coding sequence ATGGTTGATAAATATTTAAAATCTAACTGGTTTATGTTTGTCCTGCTAATTTTTATTGTTAGCCGGATCATTATGTACTATCAGTTTAACTTGGCGAACGACATTATCTTGCATAATAAGGGTAGCTTTGCTTCTGCAATGTGCAAGTATGACTGTAAGTGGTATCTGACAATCATTAATGAGGGTTATGATCATGTAACTCGGACACATCCTAAAGTCTGGAAAGGGCTTGCTAACTGGGCTTTTTTTCCGCTTTATCCAAATCTAGTGCAGCTTGTTAGCTGGGTAACTAGTTTAGATGCTGTGATTGCAGGGATCTTGTTAAACCAGCTTTTTATTTTTATTGCCGTAGTGTTTTTTTATAAATTGCTCCGTTTATCATTTAATGATCTAAATAGCCGTTTTGGCGTTGTTTTACTTACTTTTTCTCCATTTAGTGTTTACTTTGCATCGTTATACACTGAAGGCTTATTTATCCTCCTCTCGATCTTGGGATTTTATTATCTAAAAACTAGCCGTCCATTTACTGCAAGTGTTGTTGGTGGACTTCTCTCTGCTACCAGACCTGTTGGTGTAATGTTGGCTGTACCTATTATATTTCGCATGTGGCGCGACAAAAGACCATTGAAGCAGATTATTATATTTTCAATAGTTGCTGTTGCTGGGCTACTCTTATACATGATATTTCTTCAGCTGAGAGCTGGGGATTTTCTGGCTTTTCAGCACATTCAGAAAGCTTGGGGCAGGAAAGGCTGGGATAGTGCACATTTATTTGGTCAGTTATGGATAATGTTAAGTGATTATCATAACTCTGTTATCTTTTTGACCTCATTTGCATTATCAGTCTATATGCTTGTGAAAAAATATTACGAAGAAGCATTTTTTAATTTAGCATGCATCATGCCGGGTTTCATGACTGGGACTATGATGTCTGAAGGGCGTTTTTGTGGAACACTCTTTACTTTTTATTTTGGGTTTACTTTAGTAGCAGAAAAGTCTTGGACGGTGAAAATAGTAATTCTTTTGCTATCCATGGTGTTATACATGTCTTATCTGGTATATTGGGTCAATCACGCAAACTTCCTTATCTAG